One Halichondria panicea chromosome 6, odHalPani1.1, whole genome shotgun sequence genomic window carries:
- the LOC135337196 gene encoding collagen alpha-2(I) chain-like translates to MAAPRVVFPPPLCLPRTQLQYCRRNNPILTKKMVVSVLQHMKRRQPNGKLYCMQCYMLATGIVRMPFSHKGENVPVYNNKDHCAAEATRYLKHVQNDHRSLRANPLHVKFLAWQLRDMAFCRWNRNRLFPVIPPIPPLPPAGAAGLAGPPGPQGIPGAQGLPGGQGIPGAQGLQGLQGPPGAQGLQGPPGATGGGGGGSGGGGGSGATVTSVTGPRGLRGPRGWPGMAGGPGWPGRSVQGPPGVRGLQGATGATGATGATGATGATGATGPPGSQGIIGLLGPVGPRGVFGPTGTRGPTGSSGVRGERGQQGKTGPIGIQGYQGDRGEKGDQGEKGEKGDKADVVYLKRTIYQLSTIVKELINAQTQPLSDTIVKALSTIEILEGHEFRREQKQIAHLRRSEVSGSYPPRSAGGGTSRDVSGGSGSGGVGGGSGSGGMGDGSGGVGGSGSVGGGSGGGSGGVGGGSGSVGGGGSGGGSGSGGVGGGSGGGGSGGSGSGGW, encoded by the exons ATGGCAGCTCCTCGAGTTGTTTTCCCTCCGCCCCTGTGTCTACCGCGGACACAGCTTCAGTATTGCCGGCGGAACAATCCG ATCCTAACTAAGAAGATGGTGGTATCGGTGCTTCAGCATATGAAGCGCCGCCAGCCGAATGGCAAgttgtactgcatgcagtgctaCATGCTGGCGACGGGAATTGTCAGg ATGCCATTCTCGCACAAGGGCGAAAATGTTCCtgtttataataataaggACCATTGTGCGGCAGAGGCCACTCGGTACCTAAAACACGTCCAGAATGACCACC GCTCCCTCCGTGCAAATCCTCTACATGTGAAGTTCCTGGCGTGGCAGCTCAGGGACATGGCTTTCTGTCGGTGGAACCGAAATAGGCTATTCCCCGTAATTCCCCCCATTCCCCCCCTTCCTCCAGCAGGTGCAGCAGGTCTGGCAGGTCCACCTGGGCCGCAGGGTATACCTGGGGCGCAGGGTCTGCCAGGAGGACAAGGCATACCAGGAGCACAAGGCCTGCAAGGCCTGCAAGGACCACCGGGGGCGCAGGGCCTGCAAGGACCACCAGGGGCAACTGGAGGCGGAGGCGGAGGCTCAGGCGGAGGTGGAGGCTCAGGTGCAACTGTAACCAGCGTTACTGGCCCACGAGGACTACGGGGTCCCCGTGGATGGCCTGGTATGGCTGGTGGACCAGGATGGCCCGGGAGGTCGGTACAAGGCCCGCCCGGAGTAAGAGGGTTACAAGGGGCAACAGGAGCTACTGGAGCTACTGGAGCTACCGGAGCTACCGGAGCTACCGGAGCAACGGGCCCTCCTGGCTCACAAGGTATAATCGGACTGCTAGGCCCCGTGGGTCCACGCGGAGTATTCGGGCCAACTGGAACCCGTGGACCTACGGGTTCTTCTGGTGTTCGTGGAGAAAGAGGACAGCAGGGGAAAACCGGGCCGATCGGGATCCAAGGCTACCAGGGAGATCGTGGAGAGAAGGGAGACCAAGGGGAGAAGGGAGAGAAGGGAGATAAGGCAGATGTAGTGTATCTCAAACGAACGATT TATCAGCTGTCAACCATTGTGAAGGAGCTCATCAATGCACAGACTCAGCCTCTCTCTGATACCATTGTCAAGGCCCTCAGTACTATAGAAATATTGGAAGGCCATGAATTCAGAAGGGAGCAAAAACAAATTGCCCATCTCCGTCGGTCCGAGGTGTCGGGATCCTACCCACCTCGGTCGGCTGGTGGGGGTACAAGTCGGGATGTTAGTGGGGGAAGTGGaagtgggggtgtgggtggtggaAGTGGTAGTGGTGGCATGGGTGATGGAAGTGGTGGCGTGGGTGGTAGTGGAAGTGTGGGTGGTGGTAGTGGTGGTGGAAGTGGTGGCGTGGGTGGTGGTAGTGGTAGcgtgggtggtggtggtagTGGTGGTGGTAGTGGTAGTGGTGGCGTGGGTGGtggtagtggtggtggtggaaGTGGTGGTAGTGGTAGTGGTGGC TGGTAG
- the LOC135337406 gene encoding LOW QUALITY PROTEIN: outer dynein arm-docking complex subunit 2-like (The sequence of the model RefSeq protein was modified relative to this genomic sequence to represent the inferred CDS: substituted 1 base at 1 genomic stop codon), with translation MVQALLKTGAVPLLGQLLSSDNVDLLIPIVGTLQECASESSYQGLIQSEGMLGYLVRGLKTDNQELQKHCASAIFKCAEEEVTRSLVHSHDGLSPLAALLKVTDNKDLLIAVTGAVWKCSKSKENVIKFKELKAVEQLVSLLGNQPEEVLVNVVGALGECASRYADSRVVIRKVGGVAPLVQLLTGTNQPLLINTTNAVGACALDQESMAVIDKQDGVRLLWSLLKSPNDDVQAXAAWACIENAKDAGELVRSFVGGLELIVGLLKSPDHEVLASVCAAIAKIAKDEENLGVTTDHGVVPLLAKLTHTTDDHLRRHLADAMARCCTWRNNRIAFGEAEAVAPLVSYLKSPDLDVHRSTACALHQLSKDPDNCITMHEAAVVKCLLPMVGSTDFVLQEAAAGCISNIRHLALANEKEKFM, from the exons ATGGTACAG GCGCTCCTCAAGACTGGTGCTGTTCCTTTGCTGGGCCAACTTCTCTCTAGTGATAATGTCGACCTGCTCATACCAATAGTAGGCACTCTACAAGAGTGTGCATCTGAG TCCTCCTACCAGGGTCTGATCCAGAGTGAGGGGATGCTGGGATATTTGGTGAGAGGTCTCAAGACTGACAACCAAGAGCTGCAGAAACACTGTGCATCAGCCATATTCAAG TGTGCGGAGGAGGAGGTGACACGATCGCTGGTACACTCTCATGATGGACTCTCACCACTGGCTGCACTACTCAAGGTCACTGACAACAAGGACCTCCTCATAGCCGTCACTGGGGCTGTATGGAAGTGTAGCAAGAGCAAGGAAAATGTCATAAA GTTCAAAGAGTTGAAAGCAGTTGAGCAACTGGTATCACTGTTGGGCAATCAACCTGAAGAG GTGCTGGTGAATGTGGTGGGTGCTCTGGGAGAGTGTGCTTCTCGATATGCTGACAGTAGAGTGGTCATACGCAAGGTTGGTGGGGTAGCCCCTCTCGTTCAATTACTCACAGGCACTAATCAACCACTCCTCATCAACACCACCAACGCTGTGGGTGCCTGTGCACTGGACCAGGAGAGCATGGC TGTGATTGACAAACAAGATGGAGTACGGTTGCTGTGGTCTCTACTTAAATCACCCAATGATGAT GTCCAAGCGTGAGCTGCATGGGCATGTATTGAGAATGCCAAGGATGCTGGTGAATTGGTGCGATCATTTGTGGGAGGACTGGAGCTCATAGTGGGGTTGTTGAAGTCCCCTGACCACGAGGTCCTggctagtgtgtgtgcagccaTTGCTAAGATTGCCAAGGATGAGGAGAACCTAGGAGTCACCACTGACCACGGTGTGGTACCACTACTGGCTAAACTGACCCATACA ACGGATGACCACCTCCGACGTCACCTTGCTGATGCCATGGCCAG GTGCTGTACATGGCGTAACAATCGTATTGCATTTGGAGAGGCGGAGGCAGTAGCTCCACTTGTCTCCTACCTCAAGTCACCTGACCTGGATGTCCATCGCTCCACTGCCTGTGCTCTACACCAGCTCTCAAAGGATCCTGATAACTGTATCACCATGCACGAAGCTGCTGTAGTCAAG tgtCTCCTCCCTATGGTGGGTTCCACTGACTTTGTCCTGCAAGAAGCTGCCGCTGGTTGTATCAGTAACATACGTCATCTGGCCCTCGCCAATGAGAAAGAAAAGTTCATGTGA
- the LOC135337410 gene encoding vacuolar protein-sorting-associated protein 25-like, producing the protein MDLTEVSQSSPLFCNSKINRRLSPEAIRTVLETLESKGNVEWQDGKKDRCLVMWRTPQEWGQLIYQWAEDSGLSTSVCTLYEMHSGEDTTDQEFYGMEVWMLKRAIQALSRLGKAELIPGDNPDGSDAGVKFFS; encoded by the exons ATGGACCTCACAGAAGTCTCACAATCAAGTCCACTGTTCTGTAATTCAAAGATAAATC GTAGGCTATCTCCAGAGGCAATACGAACTGTACTGGAAACACTGGAGTCTAAAG GAAATGTTGAATGGCAGGATGGTAAGAAAGACCGATGCTTGGTCATGTGGAGGACTCCTCAAGAATGGGGTCAGCTCATCTATCAATGG GCTGAGGACAGTGGACTGAGCaccagtgtgtgtacactgtatgaaATGCACTCTGGAGAAGACACCACTGATCAAG agttcTATGGTATGGAGGTGTGGATGTTAAAGAGAGCCATACAAGCGCTGTCCCGACTGGGCAAGGCAGAACTGATACCAGGAGACAATCCTGATGGCTCTGACGCAGGAGTCAAGTTCTTCTCATAG